CTGACCGACGCCGGCCGCACGATGCGGCGGATCTACGGTGAGCGCGATCTACTCGTGGCCGAGTCGCTGCGTCAGGGGCTCTGGAAGGGACTGGACGCCCCGTCACTCGCGGCGATGGCGTGCTCCCTCGTGTACGAGCCGCGTCGGGACGAAGCCAACGCGGGGGAGCGGGGCCTCCCGCGGGGTGCCTTCCGAGCGGCATACGAGAAGACGACCGCGTTGTGGGCCGAGCTCGACGACCTGGAGCAGGACCACCAGCTGCCGGGAAGCGAGCCGCTGGCCGCGGGACTCGCGGGTGCGATGCACGCGTGGGCGCGGGGCGGCATGCTCGATCGCGTGCTCATCGACGCGGACATGGCGGCCGGTGATTTCGTGCGATGGGCGAAGCAGACCATCGACCTCCTCGATCAGCTGTCCATCGTCGCGGAGGACGCCGCACTCGCACGCACCGCCCGGGCAGCCCTCGACGGTGTGCGCCGTGGCATCGTCGCCTACTCCTCGATGTGAGATCCGCCCGCATGACCGAAGCTCCCGTTCGCCGACGCGCCCTCCTGCCCCTGTGGGCCGCCGTACCCGTCGCCGCCCTGGCTGCGCTGCTCATGGACCTCGCGTTTCCCGAAGCGGCGATCTGGATCCTGGCTTTCCCCGCCACGGGGCTGCTGCTGCTCGCGCTGATCGGCCGACGGGCCGGTGGCGCACTGCTCGTGGGACTGGTCTACGGCATCGTGTTCTTCGCCCTGCTCGTGTCCTGGACGTCTCGATATCTGGGGCCGCTGCCCTGGGCTGCCCTGAGCGTGGTCGAGGGCGCGCTCACGGCCGTGGCGCTGATCCCGCTGTCCCTTGCCTACCGGTGGCTGCCCCGGGCCTGGCCGGGCACCGCGGGTCGCCTGCTGACCCTCCCGTCGGTCGTTGCGGCGCTGTGGGTAGGGAGGGAGCTGTTCCTCGGCTGGTGGCCATACGGCGGCTTCCCGTGGGCTCGTCTCGGGATGAGCCAGGCGGAGAGCCCCCTCGCCGCCATCTCGTCCTGGCTGGGTGTGAGCGGGCTGAGCTTCCTCATGGTCTTCCTCGTGGCCATGGTGATCGAGATCGTCCGCACGGGGCTGTGGCGGCGGCCGGTCACCCTCCTCGCGCCGGTCGCACTGGTCCTGATCCTCTTCTTCACCCCGCTCTTCCCGACCACGCCGTCCGGATCGATGCGCATCGCTGCGGTGCAGGGGAACGGGCCGACCGGCTACTTCGACGAGCGCGAACCCTTCGCCGTCGTCCAGGCGCAGACGGAGGCGACCGAGCCCCTCTACGGCGAGGACGTCGATCTTCTCGTCTGGCCGGAGGGCGGGCTGGACACGGATCCGTTCGCGAACTCCGCGATCGCGCGGCGGATGACCCTCGTGGCGAACCGCATCGATGCGCCGCTGCTCGCCAATGCCGCCACCGGTCGGGGCAACCTCTTCTACAACACGTCGATGCTGTGGCTGCCGGACGGCACGGCGCCTCAGAAGCACGACAAGCGGCATCCCGTGCCCTTCGGCGAGTATGTGCCGGATCGTGCGTTCTTCAATGCCCTCGTCCCCGACCTCATCGGGCTGATCCAGCGCGAGTACACGCCGGGGACCAACCCGCCGATCGTCGAGGTCGACGACGTCCGGGTGGGGCTCGCGATCTGCTTCGACGTGATCTACGACGACGTGATCACGGAGGGGCTGTACGACGGCGCCGAGGTCCTGGTCTTCCAGACGAACAACGCCGACTTCCGCGGCACGGACGAGAATCTGCAGCAGCTCGCCTTCGCTCGGATGCGCGCCATCGAGACGGGCCGGAGCGTCGTCAACATCTCCACGGTCGGCACGAGCCAGGTCATCCTCCCGGACGGGCGCACGGTCACCAGCCTGGACGCGGATGAGGCCGGAGCGATGCTCGAAGATGTCGAACTCCGCTCCGGCCTCACGGCGGGAATCGTCCTGGGCCCCTGGCTGCAGCAGGTGCTGCTCTGGGGCAGTCTGGGTGCGCTCGGTC
This genomic stretch from Microbacterium sp. Nx66 harbors:
- the lnt gene encoding apolipoprotein N-acyltransferase; amino-acid sequence: MTEAPVRRRALLPLWAAVPVAALAALLMDLAFPEAAIWILAFPATGLLLLALIGRRAGGALLVGLVYGIVFFALLVSWTSRYLGPLPWAALSVVEGALTAVALIPLSLAYRWLPRAWPGTAGRLLTLPSVVAALWVGRELFLGWWPYGGFPWARLGMSQAESPLAAISSWLGVSGLSFLMVFLVAMVIEIVRTGLWRRPVTLLAPVALVLILFFTPLFPTTPSGSMRIAAVQGNGPTGYFDEREPFAVVQAQTEATEPLYGEDVDLLVWPEGGLDTDPFANSAIARRMTLVANRIDAPLLANAATGRGNLFYNTSMLWLPDGTAPQKHDKRHPVPFGEYVPDRAFFNALVPDLIGLIQREYTPGTNPPIVEVDDVRVGLAICFDVIYDDVITEGLYDGAEVLVFQTNNADFRGTDENLQQLAFARMRAIETGRSVVNISTVGTSQVILPDGRTVTSLDADEAGAMLEDVELRSGLTAGIVLGPWLQQVLLWGSLGALGLGWWRARRR